One genomic window of Salvia miltiorrhiza cultivar Shanhuang (shh) chromosome 4, IMPLAD_Smil_shh, whole genome shotgun sequence includes the following:
- the LOC131022307 gene encoding LOW QUALITY PROTEIN: protein OBERON 4 (The sequence of the model RefSeq protein was modified relative to this genomic sequence to represent the inferred CDS: deleted 3 bases in 3 codons): MKRLRSSDDLHSYGEKGVLKDWGRREDEAAPQRSSSSLHRSSYYRSSDSGRKVLSSSTSRYDRLEDERESSKLIRKRPDYDLENYDRRKSYDRHKDGNGNGNGNDRGILSSSPRAGYGMDQMYRSQSFSAPRRDFPKGFRSERDRPKREGIGASWRRFGSGKDADDGARSGSEASRGTRVESKEVGKAKSPQGFRDAKSPAWSKDSGSERSRSVECKKSEEMQVESGGPSSEREEGELEPDPQPDVPAVKPVIEDKAAIDRPQPEKQLHNETRVENKVSLDKVSFSSVEKGNMSKVDSCEDQAEDGQSKEAEDVVSQNGDLPDCRDTSFRGAGGNRDDNDAKGENGGGDHVRDDGREGCLEEVADSTCDEKLSTLQEQQEDRIVNNQVKADDVEVAGSVQETCKSELPTTERTAPSMKDKGKCVALLPSDGILFTENLEVDNKPRDLTESRDTEMEGPSTRGFQFFSTDPIKKPEKVEQSTHSKPKDDKLALELSLSLPNVLLPIGSQRQAPGSPSHARSVQSFASSFRTNSDGFTASMSFSGSQQFTHNPSCSLTHNALDYEKSVGSKPLFQGVDWKALSLDETKNKEGSTYQGMSSRENVLHQQSQVSQGNSSGQAALQNMRVTGGSSKMLIGLERQLSSKQLSGAQGFGPYENGLEYSKDSRQSLTEKDSGSLQRNNGRDGKDQELGVGSDLAESIVTMIVSEPIHTMARRFNDMNAKHVPSIKEFARDIISNPGKQWQLSALQKALQKRSDITLDMLLNANRTQLEILVALKTGLREFVLQKDDIASSDLAEIFLNMRCRNLNCRSLLPVDECDCKICSQRSDFCRDCMCLVCSKFDMASNTCSWVGCDVCLHWCHADCGLRESHIRNGRSASGAQGTTEMQFYCVACDHPSEMFGFVKEVFQNFVKEWTPENLSRELEYVRRIFYASEDVRGKQLHEIAVRMLSRLANRSDFQEAQNYIINFFTETNLERSGNVIESRKELPARKQEGSNGIAGSSHGAGWMKPVYPEKAPLLGDPVNLIHDYSTNKNDKYTVNMDIPKITQKEPIIDELESIVRIKHAEAKMFQARAEDARKESEALKRISVTKSERIEEEYTSRITKLRLAEAEEMRKQKVEELQALERAYQEYFNMKMRMETDIKDLLLKMEATRRNLTT, from the exons ATGAAGAGGTTGAGGTCCAGTGATGATCTGCACTCGTACGGGGAGAAGGGTGTTCTGAAGGATTGGGGAAGAAGAGAAGATGAGGCTGCTCCCCAGCGTTCATCTTCGTCTTTGCATAGGAGCTCTTACTACAGATCATCTGATAGTGGGAGGAAGGTCTTATCCTCATCAACATCTAGGTATGATCGGTTAGAAGATGAGAGGGAGAGCTCAAAATTGATTAGGAAGCGGCCGGATTATGATTTGGAGAATTATGATAGGAGAAAGAGTTACGATCGCCATAAAGATGGGAATGGGAATGGGAACGGGAACGATAGAGGGATATTGAGCTCATCGCCTAGGGCTGGTTATGGGATGGATCAGATGTATCGTTCTCAGAGCTTTTCTGCACCTAGGAGAGACTTTCCCAAGGGGTTTAGGTCTGAGAGGGATAGGCCTAAAAGGGAGGGTATTGGTGCATCGTGGAGGAGATTTGGTAGTGGGAAAGACGCTGATGATGGGGCCAGGAGTGGCAGTGAGGCGAGTAGAGGAACTAGAGTGGAATCAAAGGAAGTTGGCAAGGCAAAGTCTCCACAGGGATTCAGAGATGCAAAATCTCCAGCCTGGTCTAAGGATTCCGGAAGTGAGCGATCAAGGAGTGTTGAATGCAAGAAATCTGAGGAAATGCAAGTGGAGAGTGGCGGTCCCAGCAGTGAACGGGAAGAAGGAGAGCTGGAGCCTGATCCGCAACCCGATGTGCCTGCCGTGAAGCCAGTTATTGAAGATAAAGCTGCT ATAGACAGACCTCAGCCTGAGAAGCAGCTCCATAATGAAACCCGGGTTGAAAACAAAGTATCACTGGACAAGGTGAGTTTCTCATCAGTAGAAAAGGGGAACATGAGTAAAGTGGACAGCTGTGAGGATCAAGCTGAAGATGGACAATCTAAGGAGGCTGAAGACGTTGTTAGCCAAAATGGCGACTTGCCTGATTGTCGGGATACATCATTCCGAGGGGCAGGGGGAAATAGAGATGATAATGATGCAAAAGGAGAAAATGGGGGCGGTGACCATGTAAGGGATGATGGAAGAGAGGGCTGTTTGGAGGAGGTTGCAGACAGCACATGTGATGAGAAGCTCTCAACTTTGCAGGAGCAACAGGAAGACCGGATTGTTAACAATCAAGTCAAGGCAGATGATGTGGAAGTGGCAGGAAGTGTACAAGAAACATGCAAAAGTGAACTGCCTACTACAGAGAGAACAGCCCCAAGTATGAAGGACAAGGGTAAATGTGTTGCTTTATTGCCCTCTGAT GGCATTCTCTTTACAGAGAATTTGGAGGTTGATAACAAACCAAGGGATCTCACAGAAAGTAGAGACACTGAAATGGAAGGGCCAAGTACCAGGGGGTTCCAGTTTTTCTCAACTGATCCAATTAAAAAGCCAGAGAAAGTGGAGCAATCAACACATAGCAAGCCTAAAGATGATAAATTGGCTCTTGAACTTTCTCTTAGCTTGCCAAATGTATTATTGCCAATTGGTTCTCAGAGGCAAGCTCCGGGTTCTCCTAGTCATGCAAGAAGTGTTCAATCATTTGCTAGCTCGTTTCGGACAAATTCTGATGGGTTTACAGCTTCAATGTCGTTTTCTGGATCCCAGCAGTTCACTCACAACCCTAGCTGTTCTCTCACTCATAATGCACTTGATTATGAGAAATCTGTTGGTAGCAAGCCGCTATTTCAGGGGGTGGATTGGAAAGCCTTGTCTTTAGATGAGACTAAGAATAAGGAGGGTTCTACATatcaaggaatgtcatctaGAGAAAATGTCTTGCATCAGCAATCTCAGGTATCCCAAGGCAACTCCAGTGGACAAGCTGCCCTGCAAAATATGAGAGTTACTGGAGGAAGCTCCAAGATGCTGATTGGTCTTGAACGGCAATTAAGTAGTAAACAGTTATCTGGAGCTCAAGGTTTTGGCCCTTATGAAAATGGACTGGAGTATTCGAAAGACAGCAGGCAATCTCTGACAGAGAAGGATTCTGGTAGTTTGCAAAGGAACAACGGCAGGGATGGTAAAGATCAAGAGTTGGGGGTTGGCTCTGACCTCGCCGAGTCTATAGTTACTATGATAGTCTCTGAACCAATACATACAATGGCTCGGAGGTTTAATGACATGAATGCGAAGCACGTGCCATCTATTAAAGAGTTTGCCCGTGATATAATCTCAAACCCAGGTAAGCAGTGGCAGCTGAGTGCTTTGCAGAAGGCATTACAGAAGAGGTCAGATATTACTCTGGATATGCTACTAAATGCAAATCGTACCCAATTGGAGATCTTGGTGGCTTTGAAAACAGGGCTTCGTGAATTTGTTCTGCAGAAAGATGATATCGCCTCCTCAGATTTGGCAGAAATATTTCTCAATATGCGATGTAGAAATCTTAATTGTCGGAGTCTTCTTCCTGTGGATGAATGTGACTGCAAAATATGTTCGCAGCGGAGTGACTTTTGCAGGGATTGCATGTGTCTTGTGTGTTCAAAGTTTGACATGGCATCTAACACATGTAGTTGGGTCGGTTGTGATGTATGCTTACATTGGTGCCATGCAGATTGTGGGTTACGAGAATCTCATATCAGAAATGGGCGTAGTGCATCCGGTGCTCAAGGAACCACAGAAATGCAGTTCTACTGTGTTGCCTGTGATCATCCATCTGAGATGTTTGGTTTTGTAAAGGAGGTTTTCCAGAACTTCGTCAAAGAATGGACTCCAGAAAATCTTTCCAGAGAACTTGAATATGTGAGAAGAATATTTTATGCCAGTGAGGATGTTAGAGGGAAACAGCTCCACGAAATTGCTGTGCGGATGCTGTCTAGATTGGCTAACAGATCAGATTTTCAGGAGGCAcagaattatataataaacttTTTCACTG AAACCAATTTGGAAAGGTCTGGCAATGTAATTGAATCCAGAAAAGAGTTGCCAGCAAGAAAACAAGAAGGCAGCAACGGCATTGCTGGGTCTAGCCATGGAGCTGGGTGGATGAAGCCTGTTTATCCAGAAAAGGCTCCTCTCTTGGGAGATCCAGTCAATTTAATTCATGACTACAGCACCAATAAGAATGATAAGTACACAGTGAACATGGATATCCCCAAAATTACCCAAAAGGAGCCTATAATTGAC GAACTGGAGAGCATCGTGAGAATCAAACATGCTGAGGCTAAGATGTTTCAAGCACGTGCAGAGGATGCAAGAAAGGAATCTGAAGCCCTGAAACGCATTTCAGTGACCAAAAGCGAAAGAATTGAAGAAGAATACACAAGTCGGATCACCAAACTTCGTTTGGCTGAAGCTGAGGAGATGCGAAAGCAGAAGGTGGAAGAGCTCCAGGCTCTCGAAAGAGCGTATCAGGAATACTTCAATATGAAAATGAGGATGGAAACAGATATCAAGGATCTTCTGTTGAAGATGGAAGCGACAAGAAGGAACCTCACGACATGA